One window from the genome of Salisaeta longa DSM 21114 encodes:
- a CDS encoding MotA/TolQ/ExbB proton channel family protein: MVILDKLTVSLLLMLPQANGGAINALVQRFNEGGAWMWPVLICLIIGLAIAFERIISLNRADINTREFLQNVKEALDEGGIPAAEEVCAETRGPVASVFQAGLLRANEGIDAVEKAVVSYGSIEMSFLERGLVWISLFISVAPMLGFLGTVIGMIQAFDAIESAGDISPRLVAGGIKVALLTTAFGLIVAVILQFFYNYAVSKIDRIVAEMEDASIELIDSLVLLKDGKKVLGEKDVPEQIANE; the protein is encoded by the coding sequence ATGGTGATTCTCGATAAGTTGACGGTTTCCCTCCTGTTGATGCTACCGCAGGCCAACGGTGGTGCCATTAATGCCTTGGTTCAGCGCTTCAACGAAGGCGGAGCCTGGATGTGGCCGGTGCTCATTTGCCTGATCATCGGTCTTGCCATCGCGTTTGAGCGCATCATCTCGCTCAACCGCGCCGACATCAACACCCGCGAGTTCCTGCAGAATGTAAAGGAGGCCCTCGATGAGGGCGGCATCCCTGCGGCCGAGGAGGTATGCGCCGAGACGCGCGGCCCGGTCGCCTCGGTCTTTCAGGCCGGCTTGCTGCGTGCCAACGAAGGCATCGACGCCGTCGAGAAAGCTGTGGTGTCGTACGGCTCGATCGAAATGAGCTTTCTGGAGCGCGGCCTTGTGTGGATCTCGCTCTTCATTAGCGTTGCCCCGATGCTCGGCTTCCTGGGTACGGTGATTGGCATGATCCAGGCCTTCGATGCCATTGAGAGCGCTGGTGACATTTCGCCGCGCTTGGTGGCTGGCGGTATTAAGGTGGCGCTTCTTACCACCGCGTTTGGCCTCATCGTAGCTGTGATCCTGCAGTTCTTCTACAACTACGCCGTGTCGAAAATCGACCGGATCGTGGCCGAGATGGAAGATGCGTCTATCGAGCTCATCGACTCGCTCGTGCTGCTGAAGGATGGCAAAAAAGTGCTTGGTGAGAAAGACGTGCCCGAGCAGATTGCAAACGAGTAA
- a CDS encoding ExbD/TolR family protein, producing MAGFFKDDNKQRRDAEIPSGSMADIAFLLLIFFLVTTTINVDTGIGMTLPPKLEQNQEPPPVKERNMLKVLVNAEGQVLIEEEPASVAQIRGEVRRHVLNYGKQPDYAVSPSDAVISIKTDAKTTYQTYIKVLDEVWMAYREIWGQVARTGQLPNGETVLQKTYPSYQEYRASLEPGEENVIRESIGANISIAEPDLGN from the coding sequence ATGGCTGGATTTTTTAAAGACGACAACAAGCAGCGCCGCGACGCGGAGATTCCGTCGGGCTCTATGGCCGACATCGCGTTCCTGCTGCTCATCTTCTTCCTGGTAACCACGACCATTAACGTGGATACCGGCATTGGCATGACGCTCCCGCCAAAGCTGGAACAAAACCAGGAGCCGCCACCGGTGAAAGAGCGTAACATGCTCAAGGTGTTGGTGAACGCCGAAGGCCAGGTGCTTATTGAAGAGGAGCCGGCGAGCGTTGCCCAAATTCGTGGGGAGGTGCGTCGGCACGTGCTCAACTACGGGAAGCAACCCGACTATGCCGTGAGTCCCTCGGACGCGGTGATCTCCATCAAGACCGATGCAAAGACGACCTACCAAACCTACATCAAGGTTCTTGATGAGGTGTGGATGGCGTATCGCGAAATCTGGGGCCAGGTGGCGCGCACCGGCCAACTGCCAAATGGAGAGACGGTCCTGCAGAAAACCTATCCGAGCTATCAAGAATATCGTGCATCGCTGGAGCCGGGAGAGGAAAACGTGATCCGTGAAAGCATTGGCGCGAACATTTCGATTGCCGAGCCGGATCTGGGCAACTAA